A window of Corallococcus macrosporus DSM 14697 contains these coding sequences:
- a CDS encoding arginyltransferase, with protein sequence MAFLLAHEVEPPRPCSYLPERQASLENLVLEDVTPEEYEHLLVRGWRRFGLVYFRPACAACNACVSLRLPVEGFRPNRSQRRARAACEHLRVEVGPPRVDDERLGLYRQWHAEREAVREWAPSPITAREYSLQFAYPHPSAREVAWYDDGAEGGPRLVGVGICDETPRAWSAVYFFYDPAYAHLSLGTANVLYQVELAKARGIPHVYLGYRVLACASLRYKGAFRPHELLEERPALDAAPHWVAPPEEA encoded by the coding sequence ATGGCGTTCCTCCTGGCACACGAAGTCGAGCCGCCCCGGCCCTGCAGCTATCTGCCGGAGCGGCAGGCCTCGCTCGAAAACCTGGTGCTGGAGGACGTCACCCCGGAGGAGTACGAGCACCTGCTCGTCCGGGGCTGGCGCCGCTTCGGGCTGGTGTACTTTCGGCCGGCCTGCGCGGCGTGCAATGCGTGTGTGTCATTGCGCCTCCCCGTGGAGGGCTTCCGGCCCAACCGCAGCCAGCGCCGGGCGCGCGCCGCGTGCGAGCACCTGCGCGTGGAGGTGGGCCCGCCCCGCGTGGATGACGAGCGGCTCGGCCTGTACCGCCAGTGGCACGCGGAGCGGGAGGCGGTGCGTGAGTGGGCGCCGTCGCCCATCACCGCGCGCGAGTACTCGCTCCAGTTCGCCTATCCGCACCCGTCCGCGCGCGAGGTGGCGTGGTACGACGACGGCGCGGAGGGCGGCCCCCGGCTGGTGGGCGTGGGCATCTGTGACGAGACGCCGCGCGCGTGGAGCGCCGTGTATTTCTTCTACGACCCGGCCTATGCGCACCTGTCCCTGGGCACCGCCAACGTGCTGTACCAGGTGGAGCTGGCGAAGGCGCGCGGCATCCCCCACGTCTACCTGGGCTACCGCGTGCTGGCGTGCGCGTCGCTGCGCTACAAGGGCGCCTTCCGTCCGCACGAGCTGCTGGAGGAGCGGCCCGCGCTGGACGCGGCGCCTCACTGGGTGGCGCCCCCCGAGGAGGCCTGA
- a CDS encoding methylase, translated as MPPLDTKTRGRTSRGRLRALDAYLCRFERPLLERRDGAWAQAVFVDVGFGEHPWTTLESAQAFRALNPELGVVGVELDAERARAAQADAEARTHFREGGFELPLRPDEPARLVRAMNLLRQGPPERVPEVHRTLARYLLPSGLLVEGSADATGAVLSAHLLRRRVGAGDDPPLREALLFHTDFSHGFAPALFRDWLPRDLRRRVRPGEPIHDFFSAWSAAWQQARGAGHTHPPDAFREAALALSTRMEGVETDPWLVSQGYVVWRPKEGVCF; from the coding sequence ATGCCACCGCTGGACACGAAGACGCGGGGAAGGACGTCGCGCGGACGCCTGCGCGCGCTGGACGCATACCTGTGCCGCTTCGAGCGCCCGCTCCTCGAACGCCGCGACGGCGCCTGGGCCCAGGCCGTCTTCGTGGACGTGGGCTTCGGCGAGCACCCATGGACGACGCTGGAGAGCGCCCAGGCCTTTCGCGCGCTCAACCCGGAGCTCGGCGTGGTGGGCGTGGAGCTGGACGCGGAGCGCGCGCGGGCAGCCCAGGCGGACGCGGAGGCCCGCACCCACTTCCGGGAGGGCGGCTTCGAGCTGCCCCTGCGTCCCGACGAGCCCGCCCGGCTGGTGCGCGCCATGAACCTGCTCCGCCAGGGCCCGCCCGAGCGCGTCCCCGAGGTCCACCGCACCCTGGCCCGCTACCTGCTACCGTCTGGCCTGCTGGTGGAGGGCAGCGCGGACGCGACGGGCGCGGTGCTGTCCGCGCACCTGCTGCGCCGACGTGTGGGAGCGGGCGACGACCCGCCGCTGCGCGAAGCGCTCCTGTTCCACACCGACTTCAGCCACGGCTTCGCGCCCGCGCTCTTCCGGGACTGGCTGCCCCGGGACTTGCGCCGCCGGGTGCGCCCGGGTGAACCCATCCATGACTTCTTCTCCGCGTGGAGCGCCGCCTGGCAGCAGGCGCGCGGCGCGGGCCATACGCACCCACCCGACGCATTTCGCGAGGCCGCGCTGGCCCTCTCCACGCGCATGGAGGGAGTGGAGACCGACCCGTGGCTCGTGTCCCAGGGGTACGTTGTTTGGAGGCCCAAGGAGGGTGTCTGTTTTTGA
- a CDS encoding glycosyltransferase, with translation MLVTTQGEPPPAPVRKRVLFTLVFLGSGGIERSVCNVLTGLDPGRFDTKVFFHHRPHPKSQSDRIPQRTEVVWGTDAFEYRRGMLPRFFWRLVREARDVDVIVAGQEGRAALLACLAGRLLGKPVVGMIHFDWGAFHLEQPKRQLWGLRWLYPRMSRIVACGHDSAKAFQDLVPVRPEQLHVIPNFVDGERVRAAGEHPLPAWAEPIFQKPVVIAVGRLEHQKAFDVLIRSHALMRQAGVAQHLLILGEGSLEAELKALVKSLGVEDSVFLPGFAPNPHALMRRAAAFALSSRFEGLPMVLLEALALGCPVVSTDCPSGPAEVLEHGKHGVLVPMEQPQALADALAGIVQDDVHRADLSDRARRRAEELSAARALKAWERLLASL, from the coding sequence ATGCTCGTAACGACACAGGGGGAGCCGCCTCCAGCCCCGGTCCGGAAGCGCGTGCTCTTCACGCTCGTCTTCCTGGGCTCGGGCGGCATCGAGCGGTCGGTGTGCAACGTGCTGACGGGGCTGGACCCCGGCCGGTTCGACACGAAGGTGTTCTTCCACCACCGGCCCCACCCGAAGAGCCAGAGCGACCGGATTCCGCAGCGCACCGAGGTGGTGTGGGGCACGGACGCCTTCGAGTACCGGCGGGGCATGCTGCCGCGCTTCTTCTGGCGGCTGGTGCGCGAGGCGCGCGACGTGGATGTCATCGTCGCGGGGCAGGAGGGCCGGGCGGCGCTGCTGGCGTGCCTCGCGGGGCGGCTGCTGGGCAAGCCCGTGGTGGGGATGATCCACTTCGACTGGGGGGCCTTCCACCTGGAGCAGCCCAAGCGCCAGCTCTGGGGGCTGCGGTGGCTCTACCCGCGCATGAGCCGCATCGTCGCGTGCGGCCACGACTCCGCGAAGGCCTTCCAGGACCTGGTGCCGGTGCGGCCCGAGCAGCTCCACGTCATCCCCAACTTCGTGGACGGGGAGCGGGTGCGCGCCGCCGGTGAGCACCCGCTGCCGGCGTGGGCGGAGCCCATCTTCCAGAAGCCCGTGGTCATCGCCGTGGGCCGGCTGGAGCACCAGAAGGCGTTCGACGTGCTCATCCGGAGCCACGCGCTGATGCGCCAGGCCGGGGTGGCGCAGCACCTGCTCATCCTGGGGGAAGGCTCGCTGGAGGCGGAGCTGAAGGCGCTGGTGAAGTCCCTGGGCGTGGAGGACTCCGTCTTCCTGCCGGGCTTCGCGCCCAACCCGCACGCGCTGATGCGGCGGGCGGCGGCCTTCGCCCTGTCCTCGCGCTTCGAGGGCCTGCCCATGGTGCTGCTGGAGGCGCTCGCGCTGGGCTGCCCCGTGGTCAGCACCGACTGCCCCTCCGGCCCCGCCGAGGTGCTGGAGCACGGCAAGCACGGCGTGCTGGTGCCCATGGAGCAGCCCCAGGCGCTGGCGGACGCCCTGGCGGGAATCGTCCAGGACGACGTGCACCGGGCGGACCTGTCCGACCGGGCCCGGCGCCGCGCGGAGGAGCTGTCCGCGGCGCGCGCCCTGAAGGCCTGGGAGCGCCTGCTCGCGTCCCTCTGA
- a CDS encoding alpha/beta fold hydrolase: protein MALVPLCGVLAAAGYFGVSGQRIGQGLLHPRPIPVTRPAAEPALSALEDVAFTTADGVTLKGWYLPSRNRAAVVLVHGFADNRAQLLFEARTLAGAGYGVLLFDLRAHGESGGDAVTWGDRERHDVTAALDFVARRPDVDPLRLGLFGFSMGGTTSLLVASRDARVKAVAAAGAYPALEEDVYAGYGRWGALSAEPVLWTLRRAGVDVDAVRPIDGMCRLGGRPLLLVNGDVDPDAPAKLQASLFQAACEPKSLWVVQGAGHGQYARVAPEEYARRLLRHFGAALGVAPQASSGGATQ from the coding sequence ATCGCGCTGGTGCCACTCTGCGGGGTGCTCGCCGCCGCGGGTTATTTCGGGGTGAGCGGTCAGCGAATCGGCCAGGGGCTGCTGCATCCACGGCCCATTCCGGTGACGCGCCCCGCGGCGGAGCCGGCGTTGTCGGCGCTGGAGGACGTGGCCTTCACCACGGCCGACGGCGTGACGCTCAAGGGCTGGTACCTGCCTTCGCGCAACCGGGCCGCGGTGGTGCTGGTGCACGGCTTCGCGGACAACCGCGCGCAGCTCCTGTTCGAGGCGCGGACGCTCGCGGGCGCGGGCTACGGCGTGCTGCTGTTCGACCTGCGCGCGCACGGCGAGAGCGGCGGCGACGCGGTGACGTGGGGCGACCGCGAGCGGCACGACGTGACGGCGGCGCTGGACTTCGTCGCGCGGCGCCCGGACGTGGACCCGCTGCGCCTGGGCCTCTTCGGCTTCTCCATGGGCGGCACCACGTCCCTGCTGGTGGCCAGCCGTGACGCGCGCGTGAAGGCGGTGGCCGCGGCGGGGGCCTACCCCGCGCTGGAGGAGGACGTGTACGCGGGCTATGGCCGCTGGGGCGCGCTCAGCGCGGAGCCCGTGCTGTGGACGCTGCGCCGCGCGGGCGTCGACGTGGACGCGGTGCGCCCCATTGACGGCATGTGCCGGCTGGGGGGCCGGCCGCTGCTGCTGGTCAACGGCGACGTGGACCCGGACGCGCCCGCGAAACTGCAGGCCAGCCTGTTCCAGGCCGCGTGCGAGCCCAAGTCGCTCTGGGTCGTCCAGGGCGCGGGCCATGGCCAGTACGCCCGCGTGGCGCCGGAGGAGTACGCGCGCCGGCTGCTGCGGCACTTCGGCGCGGCGCTCGGCGTCGCGCCTCAGGCCTCCTCGGGGGGCGCCACCCAGTGA
- a CDS encoding OPT/YSL family transporter — MSLPAPSLPPEPPAPSSGGAVADATQLRFRWLPPVGTWKYHLLLSAVALFVLGPLGGIAASYMNFSVGFFVGGQVLAGILGSAVTYGYGAEGKHGANYMQTMAASVASLCAMSVLIQSMVWLGMEMPAAWKLMLFVGCVGMFAVGVGMLYTPLLVDKLQLDYPSGLAVANILRALTDKRLLKVSISKLGGGTLLGALAAWATEKVAFVASIGTSAATLGAGMIVGSRITVPAIVMAVIGVALMPTFREIGWLGPNDPFRKIGFVIGLGMICGAAVVDLSLLAVQAAKRIRERAAVKDEAAEESWKKVNVPRLLAWVAVWGAATLLVGTQVLDQPMGWLLFGMLLSLLFVLINGISFGITDQNPISSAFVISVLLMSMVGLRIPLVGMMAATILLISTSVGCDMQQDRSTGWRLGTNRVTQFRYQVLGVTMGALLCVGLARVFMTAYPALTINQLDNPNAEVGQWGSAMTYKLVGAIRDLGSLSQAVVNALLIGLVIGFVYELLRKVVRNSARYQAYVKRSRTGFAVGWTVDAILLPSPYASSFGGFVAFPVSLWFGAGGIVTSLWNTFSKRGQPAVSGSPGEGEALPEDMSTMSLMGGGLIAGESLFFLIAGLIGLASLLA; from the coding sequence ATGTCATTGCCAGCCCCCTCGCTCCCTCCGGAGCCCCCTGCCCCGTCCTCGGGTGGCGCCGTCGCCGACGCCACCCAGCTTCGCTTCCGCTGGCTGCCCCCCGTGGGGACGTGGAAGTACCACCTGCTGTTGAGCGCGGTGGCCCTGTTCGTCCTGGGGCCCCTGGGCGGCATCGCCGCCTCGTACATGAACTTCAGCGTGGGCTTCTTCGTCGGCGGTCAGGTGCTGGCCGGCATCCTCGGCAGCGCCGTCACCTACGGCTACGGCGCGGAGGGCAAGCACGGCGCCAACTACATGCAGACGATGGCCGCGTCGGTGGCCTCGCTGTGCGCCATGTCCGTGCTCATCCAGTCCATGGTGTGGCTGGGCATGGAGATGCCCGCCGCCTGGAAGCTGATGCTCTTCGTCGGCTGCGTGGGCATGTTCGCGGTGGGCGTGGGCATGCTCTACACGCCGCTGCTCGTGGACAAGCTCCAGTTGGACTACCCGTCCGGCCTGGCGGTGGCCAACATCCTGCGCGCGCTCACGGACAAGCGCCTGCTCAAGGTGTCCATCTCCAAGCTGGGCGGCGGCACCCTGCTGGGCGCCCTGGCGGCGTGGGCGACGGAGAAGGTGGCCTTCGTCGCCTCCATCGGCACCAGCGCGGCCACGCTGGGCGCGGGCATGATTGTCGGCAGCCGCATCACCGTGCCCGCCATCGTGATGGCCGTCATCGGCGTGGCGTTGATGCCCACGTTCCGGGAAATCGGCTGGCTCGGCCCGAACGACCCGTTCCGCAAAATCGGCTTCGTCATCGGCCTGGGGATGATTTGCGGCGCGGCGGTGGTGGACCTGTCGCTGCTTGCGGTCCAGGCGGCGAAGCGCATCCGCGAGCGGGCCGCGGTGAAGGACGAAGCGGCCGAGGAGTCCTGGAAGAAGGTCAACGTCCCCCGCCTGCTGGCCTGGGTGGCCGTCTGGGGCGCCGCGACGTTGCTGGTGGGCACGCAGGTGTTGGACCAGCCCATGGGCTGGCTCCTCTTCGGCATGCTACTGTCCCTGCTGTTCGTGCTCATCAACGGCATCTCCTTCGGCATCACCGACCAGAACCCCATCTCCAGCGCGTTCGTCATCTCCGTGCTGCTGATGTCCATGGTGGGGCTGCGCATCCCGCTGGTGGGCATGATGGCCGCCACCATCCTGCTCATCTCCACCTCGGTGGGCTGTGACATGCAGCAGGACCGCTCCACCGGCTGGCGCCTGGGCACCAACCGCGTCACCCAGTTCCGCTATCAGGTGCTGGGCGTCACCATGGGCGCGCTCTTGTGCGTGGGCCTGGCGCGCGTGTTCATGACGGCCTACCCGGCGCTCACCATCAACCAGCTCGACAACCCCAACGCCGAGGTGGGCCAGTGGGGCTCCGCCATGACGTACAAGCTGGTGGGCGCCATCCGCGACCTCGGCTCGCTGTCGCAGGCCGTGGTGAATGCCCTGCTCATCGGCCTGGTCATCGGCTTCGTCTACGAGCTGCTGCGCAAGGTGGTGCGGAACAGCGCGCGCTACCAGGCGTACGTGAAGCGCTCCCGCACCGGCTTCGCCGTCGGCTGGACGGTGGATGCCATCCTGCTGCCCAGCCCCTACGCCTCGTCGTTCGGCGGCTTCGTGGCCTTCCCGGTGTCGCTGTGGTTCGGCGCGGGCGGCATCGTGACGTCGCTGTGGAACACCTTCTCCAAGCGCGGGCAGCCGGCGGTGAGCGGCAGCCCGGGCGAAGGCGAAGCCCTGCCCGAGGACATGAGCACCATGTCCCTCATGGGCGGCGGCCTCATCGCCGGTGAGTCGCTGTTCTTCCTCATCGCCGGCCTCATCGGGCTCGCGTCGCTGTTGGCGTAG
- a CDS encoding pyridoxal-dependent decarboxylase: protein MSLKSRLLGTAKRQVKQTLRPVLQRAMAPARNHIPASHWGLQEVPGQGLSLEGVPLAELVERWGSPLHVVHLAALRRNAERFLAVPPGRAGGCEVYYSYKTNPVPGVLSFLHGLGVGAEVISAYEMWLALKLGVPPERIVYNGPVKSEASVREAITRGIQLLAANHAEELAVFARLAAELERRPRVAVRVTTGSGWTGQFGTPIAGGAALRAYQQARASRHLDVVGLHAHRGETIRTEGDLTAFVEAVLDFTDTLHQELGLDLEVLDLGGSLNTPTVEHIAERDWRLNLTFFRDVPAPDPAASLSIERYVALAVEMVETHYARRGRQRPRIFLEPGRAMTGDTQLLLGRVHALKAGEDRTWAVLDAGINHAECVRNEYHQLFHVNRPDAPADKVYTVVGPICTPGDTLYHARRLPDLRVGDTLAIMDAGAYFVPFATSFSYPQPAIIALEDGKERLLRRAETFEDLVTFDAPDSRAALTG from the coding sequence ATGAGCCTCAAGAGCCGGCTGCTGGGGACGGCCAAGCGCCAGGTGAAGCAGACGCTGCGCCCGGTGCTCCAGCGGGCCATGGCGCCCGCGCGCAACCACATCCCCGCCTCGCACTGGGGCCTCCAGGAGGTGCCCGGCCAGGGCCTGAGCCTGGAGGGCGTCCCGCTGGCGGAGCTGGTGGAGCGCTGGGGCTCGCCGCTGCACGTGGTGCACCTGGCGGCGCTGCGCCGCAACGCGGAGCGCTTCCTCGCGGTGCCGCCGGGGCGCGCGGGCGGCTGCGAAGTCTATTACTCGTACAAGACGAACCCGGTGCCGGGCGTGCTGTCCTTCCTGCACGGCCTGGGCGTGGGCGCGGAGGTCATCTCCGCCTACGAGATGTGGCTGGCGCTGAAGCTGGGCGTGCCGCCGGAGCGCATCGTCTACAACGGCCCGGTGAAGTCGGAGGCCTCGGTGCGCGAGGCCATCACCCGCGGCATCCAGCTCCTGGCCGCCAACCACGCGGAGGAGCTCGCCGTCTTCGCCCGGCTGGCGGCCGAGCTGGAGCGCCGCCCGCGCGTCGCGGTGCGGGTGACGACGGGCAGCGGCTGGACGGGGCAGTTCGGCACGCCCATCGCCGGGGGCGCCGCGCTGCGGGCCTACCAGCAGGCGCGCGCCTCGCGGCACCTGGACGTGGTGGGCCTGCACGCGCACCGCGGAGAAACCATCCGCACCGAGGGCGACCTCACCGCCTTCGTGGAGGCGGTGCTCGACTTCACCGACACGCTGCACCAGGAGCTGGGGTTGGATTTGGAGGTGCTGGATTTGGGCGGCAGCCTCAACACGCCCACCGTCGAGCACATCGCCGAGCGTGACTGGCGCCTCAACCTCACCTTCTTCCGCGACGTGCCCGCGCCCGACCCGGCGGCGTCGCTGTCCATTGAGCGCTACGTGGCGCTGGCGGTGGAGATGGTGGAGACGCACTACGCGCGGCGCGGACGCCAGCGGCCCCGCATCTTCCTGGAGCCGGGCCGCGCCATGACGGGCGACACGCAGCTCCTGCTGGGGCGCGTGCACGCGCTCAAGGCGGGGGAGGACAGGACGTGGGCGGTGCTGGACGCCGGCATCAACCACGCCGAATGCGTGCGCAACGAGTACCACCAGCTCTTCCACGTGAATCGGCCGGACGCCCCGGCCGACAAGGTCTACACGGTGGTGGGCCCCATCTGCACGCCGGGCGACACGCTGTACCACGCCAGGCGGCTGCCGGACCTGCGCGTGGGGGACACGCTGGCCATCATGGACGCGGGCGCCTACTTCGTGCCCTTCGCCACGTCCTTCTCGTATCCCCAGCCGGCCATCATCGCGCTGGAGGACGGCAAGGAGCGGCTGCTGCGGCGCGCGGAGACCTTCGAGGACCTGGTGACCTTCGACGCGCCGGACAGCCGCGCCGCGCTCACCGGTTGA
- a CDS encoding MBL fold metallo-hydrolase yields the protein MRFTLHRGVSLAVLASARTEADHHEDLGCSIQGPTARPVRRAFLPLKRQVAVLGREGALHDAEALVRWLEDTPRYAALCVGKQRRMGRRVLRPDVLFPDATRHRPRVLHLRQDALGLDVPVRAADWPAVADFFAALARGVTRAELRAFAALPVLAELVADLGQAGWLVRHEAPVDVPGPGALFVGHNTVLVAGREGRVLVDPYFRPEGAVDAPGYPPMQPRDVGRVDAVVITHSHGDHFHLGSLLQLPRDTRIFVPAVAKESLFSTDCALRLAQLGFTRVEPLRWGESRQVGDVTVRALPFHGEQPTDGEGPYPDLFNEGNTWLVRAPGFSAAFFADSGHDVRGDMAAVCRRVRREAPVDVLFCGVRGFRLAPIFFGFTTLEAFLVNVPRAMLRAPQRLMAGPEEALRYGALLGARYVVPCADGGAPWYWREGMGPRYEGYPGEPVTGASHLDENPDADPYPERLAEVRRTMKDGPRPLVLRPGESLRWRGARAPEVVRHPGFMWPFDTAA from the coding sequence ATGCGATTCACCCTGCACCGGGGCGTCAGCCTGGCCGTGCTCGCCTCGGCCCGGACGGAGGCCGACCACCACGAGGACCTGGGCTGCAGCATCCAGGGGCCCACCGCGCGTCCCGTCCGCCGCGCCTTCCTCCCGTTGAAGCGGCAGGTCGCCGTGCTGGGGCGCGAAGGCGCGCTGCACGACGCGGAGGCCCTGGTGCGCTGGCTGGAGGACACCCCCCGCTACGCCGCGCTGTGCGTGGGCAAGCAGCGGCGCATGGGACGGCGCGTGCTGCGCCCCGACGTGCTGTTCCCGGACGCCACGCGCCACCGGCCCCGCGTGCTGCACCTCCGCCAGGACGCGCTGGGCCTGGACGTGCCCGTGCGCGCGGCTGACTGGCCCGCCGTGGCGGACTTCTTCGCGGCGCTCGCGCGAGGCGTCACGCGCGCGGAGCTGCGGGCCTTCGCGGCGCTGCCCGTGCTGGCGGAGCTGGTGGCGGACCTGGGACAGGCGGGCTGGCTGGTGCGCCATGAGGCGCCCGTGGACGTGCCCGGACCCGGCGCGCTCTTCGTGGGACACAACACGGTGCTGGTGGCGGGCCGTGAGGGGCGCGTGCTGGTGGACCCGTACTTCCGGCCCGAGGGGGCGGTGGACGCGCCGGGCTATCCGCCGATGCAGCCTCGCGACGTGGGCCGCGTGGACGCGGTGGTCATCACCCACTCGCATGGGGACCACTTCCACCTGGGCTCGCTCCTCCAGTTGCCGCGCGACACGCGCATCTTCGTGCCGGCGGTGGCGAAGGAGAGCCTCTTCTCCACCGACTGCGCCCTGCGGCTGGCGCAGCTCGGCTTCACGCGGGTGGAGCCGCTGCGCTGGGGCGAGTCCCGGCAGGTGGGGGACGTCACCGTGCGCGCGCTGCCGTTCCACGGCGAGCAGCCCACGGACGGCGAAGGGCCGTACCCGGACCTCTTCAACGAGGGCAACACGTGGCTGGTGCGGGCGCCGGGCTTCTCCGCGGCCTTCTTCGCGGACTCGGGGCACGACGTGCGCGGCGACATGGCGGCGGTGTGCCGGCGGGTGCGCCGCGAGGCCCCGGTGGACGTGCTCTTCTGCGGCGTCCGGGGCTTCCGGCTGGCGCCCATCTTCTTCGGCTTCACCACGCTGGAGGCGTTCCTCGTCAACGTCCCCCGCGCGATGCTGAGGGCGCCGCAGCGGCTGATGGCCGGGCCGGAGGAGGCGCTGCGCTATGGCGCCCTGCTGGGGGCTCGCTACGTGGTGCCCTGCGCGGATGGTGGCGCGCCCTGGTACTGGCGCGAGGGCATGGGGCCTCGCTACGAGGGCTATCCCGGTGAGCCCGTGACGGGCGCCAGCCACCTGGATGAGAACCCGGACGCGGACCCCTATCCGGAGCGGCTCGCCGAGGTCCGGCGGACGATGAAGGACGGCCCCAGGCCCCTGGTGCTGCGGCCCGGAGAGTCCCTGCGCTGGAGGGGCGCGCGGGCGCCCGAGGTGGTGCGCCACCCGGGCTTCATGTGGCCATTTGACACCGCGGCGTGA
- a CDS encoding carbamoyl-phosphate synthase → MLEQAPRVRMEGRPSVLLFSAGFYGTLAAARCFGRNGIDVTVADPGKLGPASWSRFVGRRVQCPPESQAEDFVEWLLDFGRREPMRHVLYPTSDELAWLVSVHGEALSKSFHLYDPGIDAVYGLLNKRKLFEAGQAVGLKLPRTWFPESEAALDAVSREARFPVLIKPTTQILYSTHRKGQPVQAPAQLAEEYRAFSRDGYAPMLVRFDPAVSRPMVQEFHPEAAEGIYSLSGFVDETGELFEVRGAMKVLQRPRRLGVGVCFESAPVREDLAAGLQRLCKRLGYHGVFEVEFIQTKDDFLLIDFNPRFYGQMGFDVARGLPLPLLAYHAALGDGDALRRELKAARDWRGNGEVFCNRIALEMLLNLQRLSGALPGDEARQWRQWLASHRGAAVDPLIDSDDLMPTAVEVAQILYGSARHPRAFIRMMVLNR, encoded by the coding sequence ATGTTGGAGCAGGCACCCCGGGTTCGAATGGAGGGCCGTCCGTCCGTGCTGCTCTTCTCGGCGGGCTTCTACGGCACGCTGGCTGCCGCGCGCTGCTTCGGGCGCAACGGCATCGACGTCACGGTGGCGGACCCCGGCAAGCTGGGGCCCGCGAGCTGGTCCCGCTTCGTGGGCCGGCGCGTGCAGTGTCCGCCGGAGTCCCAGGCCGAGGACTTCGTCGAGTGGCTGCTGGACTTCGGCCGCCGCGAGCCGATGCGGCACGTGCTCTACCCGACGAGCGACGAGCTGGCGTGGCTGGTGTCCGTCCACGGCGAGGCGCTGTCGAAGTCCTTCCACCTGTATGACCCGGGCATCGACGCCGTCTACGGCCTGCTCAACAAGCGCAAGCTGTTCGAGGCCGGCCAGGCGGTGGGCCTGAAGCTGCCGCGCACCTGGTTCCCGGAGTCCGAGGCCGCCCTGGACGCCGTGTCGCGCGAGGCGCGCTTCCCCGTCCTCATCAAGCCCACCACGCAGATTCTCTACTCCACCCACCGCAAGGGGCAGCCGGTGCAGGCGCCCGCGCAGCTCGCGGAGGAGTACCGCGCCTTCTCGCGGGACGGGTACGCGCCCATGCTGGTGCGCTTCGACCCCGCGGTGTCGCGCCCCATGGTGCAGGAGTTCCACCCGGAGGCGGCGGAGGGCATCTACAGCCTCTCCGGCTTCGTGGACGAGACGGGCGAGCTGTTCGAGGTGCGCGGCGCCATGAAGGTGCTCCAGCGTCCGCGGCGGCTGGGCGTGGGCGTGTGCTTCGAGTCCGCGCCGGTGCGCGAGGACCTGGCCGCGGGGCTCCAGCGCCTGTGCAAGCGCCTGGGCTATCACGGCGTCTTCGAGGTGGAGTTCATCCAGACGAAGGACGACTTCCTCCTCATCGACTTCAACCCCCGCTTCTACGGGCAGATGGGCTTCGACGTCGCGCGGGGGCTGCCGCTGCCGCTGCTGGCCTACCACGCCGCGCTGGGAGACGGGGACGCCCTGCGCCGCGAGCTGAAGGCCGCGCGCGACTGGCGCGGCAACGGCGAGGTGTTCTGCAACCGCATCGCGCTGGAGATGCTGCTCAACCTCCAGCGGCTCTCCGGCGCGCTGCCGGGGGACGAGGCCCGCCAGTGGCGGCAGTGGCTGGCGTCACACCGGGGCGCGGCGGTGGACCCGCTCATCGACTCGGATGACCTGATGCCCACCGCGGTGGAGGTGGCGCAGATTCTCTACGGCTCCGCGCGCCACCCCCGGGCCTTCATCCGGATGATGGTGCTCAACCGGTGA
- a CDS encoding glycosyltransferase family 2 protein, translated as MSVIDVSVVMPTHKREKEVVEAIQSVLRQQGVSVEVLVLDDTPEGTAREAVEGLKDERVRYLVNDPPSKGRPAVVRNHGATLARGRYLHFLDDDDMLAEGALHAMVSALDARPDAGVAVGWVVPFGDDADWLKDKSAYFEWAAQVGASTPNSAWTVAHILFRGTLYVNSACMVRREHFAPLGGFDASIPVYEDVDFYLRGIRAFGHVYVNRPILHYRTGRPSLMHNLGKDGTLVVQSNEMIHGKYRKTNGALEYRLMQAAMRVLPFEVARRLPLRLPNQGRAS; from the coding sequence ATGTCCGTCATTGACGTCTCGGTGGTGATGCCCACCCACAAGCGGGAGAAGGAAGTGGTGGAGGCCATCCAGTCGGTCCTCCGCCAGCAAGGGGTGAGCGTCGAGGTCCTCGTCCTGGACGACACCCCCGAGGGCACGGCGCGCGAGGCGGTGGAGGGGCTGAAGGACGAGCGGGTCCGCTACCTGGTGAATGACCCGCCGTCGAAGGGCCGCCCGGCCGTGGTGCGCAACCACGGCGCCACGCTGGCGCGGGGCCGCTACCTGCACTTCCTGGATGACGACGACATGCTCGCCGAGGGCGCGCTGCACGCCATGGTGAGCGCGCTGGACGCGCGGCCGGACGCGGGCGTGGCGGTGGGCTGGGTGGTGCCCTTCGGCGACGACGCGGACTGGCTCAAGGACAAGAGCGCCTACTTCGAGTGGGCGGCCCAGGTGGGCGCCAGCACCCCCAACAGCGCGTGGACGGTGGCCCACATCCTCTTCCGCGGCACGCTGTATGTGAACTCCGCGTGCATGGTGCGCCGCGAGCACTTCGCCCCGCTGGGCGGCTTCGACGCCAGCATCCCCGTCTACGAGGACGTGGACTTCTACCTGCGCGGCATCCGCGCGTTCGGCCACGTCTACGTCAACCGGCCCATCCTGCACTACCGCACCGGCCGCCCGTCGCTGATGCACAACCTGGGCAAGGACGGCACGCTGGTGGTGCAGTCCAACGAGATGATTCACGGCAAGTACCGCAAGACGAACGGCGCGCTGGAGTACCGCCTGATGCAGGCCGCCATGCGGGTGCTGCCCTTCGAGGTGGCCCGCCGCCTGCCGCTGCGCCTGCCCAACCAGGGCCGCGCGTCATGA